One Candidatus Methylomirabilota bacterium genomic window carries:
- a CDS encoding ABC transporter ATP-binding protein: MARIDLINVCKTLEQREQVRSGSQGSSMAGLASAARLSGRTAAFSIQNLNLTVHDGETLVVLGPSGCGKTTLLRLIAGLIPTDSGAVRYDGIDVTDLPPGDRRIGMVFQNYALYPHLVSRTNVLSYFLFKKKTPEMTEMARAKYQRTSELMGVDLAHLLDRKPGTLSGGEKQRVALGRCITRDPAVFLLDEPFSNLDQALREKYRVSLKMLLRQFDVSTVYVTHDHVEALILADRLAIMNHGAIEQIGTYDEIYREPRNAFVAGFLNRHVGTPPISFIEARHMPPRYRLADVQVGVRPEDVTVSNPDGGDGITGTITDRLSLPMLNAAILSIRVAEYEIYALTAADTDLAAGRPVRVGFKRFHVFDRAGTRLGTYPDTVGCWTPQQHRDEAQEQNPSPWG, encoded by the coding sequence ATGGCGCGGATTGACCTGATCAACGTCTGCAAGACGCTGGAGCAGCGGGAGCAAGTCCGCTCGGGCTCGCAAGGCTCGTCGATGGCGGGTCTGGCGTCGGCGGCGCGCCTGAGTGGCCGCACGGCCGCGTTCTCCATCCAGAATCTGAACCTGACGGTTCACGACGGCGAAACGCTGGTGGTCCTGGGCCCGAGCGGATGCGGCAAGACCACGCTCCTCCGGCTCATCGCGGGCTTGATTCCCACGGACTCCGGGGCGGTGCGCTACGACGGCATCGACGTGACCGACCTGCCGCCTGGAGACCGGCGCATCGGCATGGTCTTCCAGAACTACGCGCTGTATCCACATCTTGTGTCGAGAACGAATGTCCTCTCGTATTTTCTCTTCAAGAAGAAGACTCCGGAGATGACCGAGATGGCCCGGGCCAAGTATCAGCGGACCAGCGAGCTCATGGGGGTCGACCTGGCCCATCTCCTGGATCGCAAGCCGGGCACCCTCTCCGGGGGCGAGAAGCAGCGGGTGGCGCTCGGGCGCTGCATCACCCGGGACCCGGCGGTGTTCCTGCTCGACGAGCCCTTCTCCAATCTCGATCAGGCCCTCCGGGAGAAGTACCGGGTGAGCTTGAAGATGCTGCTCCGGCAGTTCGACGTCTCCACCGTGTACGTGACCCACGACCACGTCGAGGCCCTGATCCTGGCCGACCGGCTGGCCATCATGAACCACGGCGCGATCGAGCAGATCGGCACTTACGACGAGATCTATCGGGAGCCCCGGAACGCCTTCGTCGCAGGGTTCCTGAACCGGCACGTCGGGACGCCGCCGATCAGCTTCATCGAGGCCAGACACATGCCTCCGCGGTACCGGCTGGCCGACGTCCAGGTGGGGGTGCGTCCCGAGGATGTGACCGTGTCGAATCCGGACGGGGGCGACGGGATCACAGGGACCATCACCGATCGCTTGAGCCTGCCCATGCTCAACGCCGCAATCCTCAGCATCCGGGTGGCCGAGTACGAGATCTACGCCCTGACGGCTGCCGACACGGACTTGGCCGCGGGCCGGCCCGTCCGGGTGGGCTTCAAGCGCTTTCACGTGTTCGACCGAGCTGGCACGCGGCTCGGGACCTACCCCGATACGGTCGGCTGCTGGACCCCTCAGCAGCACCGTGACGAGGCCCAAGAGCAGAACCCCTCGCCCTGGGGCTGA
- a CDS encoding CBS domain-containing protein — protein sequence MTVAAILRAKGTHVESTTPETTLYSVAWVLKSRGIGALVVTSEDRARILGIVSERDIVHGLIEHGEHVLALPVSRVMTSPVLTCAPEDRVTAVMARMTRHRVRHLPVLDSARRLCGLVSIGDLVKHRLDELELEANILRETLMVSH from the coding sequence ATGACCGTCGCCGCCATCCTGAGAGCCAAGGGCACGCACGTCGAGTCGACCACGCCCGAGACGACGCTCTACTCCGTCGCCTGGGTCCTGAAGAGCCGGGGCATCGGGGCACTCGTGGTCACGAGCGAGGACCGCGCCCGCATCCTCGGGATCGTCTCGGAGCGCGACATCGTCCACGGGCTGATCGAGCACGGCGAGCACGTGCTCGCGCTGCCGGTGTCGCGGGTCATGACGAGCCCGGTGCTCACGTGCGCGCCGGAAGATCGGGTGACCGCGGTCATGGCGCGCATGACCCGCCACCGCGTGCGGCATCTTCCCGTGCTCGACTCAGCCCGCCGGCTCTGCGGACTCGTCAGCATCGGCGACCTGGTCAAGCACCGCCTCGACGAGCTCGAGCTGGAAGCGAACATCCTGCGCGAGACGCTGATGGTGAGCCACTGA
- a CDS encoding GYD domain-containing protein, whose translation MSKYLFQVSYTAQGAKSLLEGGGVKRRAAAEQAAKSIGGKIESFYFAFGDADAFVIADVPDHASASALSLAVAASGGAHCKTIVLMTPEEVDQAAKKPLTYTGPGR comes from the coding sequence ATGAGCAAGTATCTCTTCCAGGTCTCGTACACCGCGCAGGGCGCCAAGAGCCTTCTCGAAGGCGGCGGCGTGAAGCGCCGGGCCGCGGCGGAACAAGCGGCCAAGAGCATCGGCGGCAAGATCGAGTCCTTCTACTTCGCGTTCGGCGACGCCGACGCCTTCGTGATCGCCGACGTGCCCGACCACGCGAGCGCCTCGGCCCTCTCCCTGGCGGTGGCCGCCTCCGGCGGCGCGCACTGCAAGACCATCGTCCTCATGACGCCCGAGGAGGTGGACCAGGCGGCGAAGAAGCCGCTGACGTATACCGGGCCGGGCCGCTAG
- a CDS encoding amidohydrolase family protein translates to MDYTRISADCHIDMPWMPPDLFTGNASAALRDRMPYVTDGPDGPCWRARNGASFGLVGGVGPSGQKYVPGLHYRADVMAATGLYDDGRRGVRRPTDPTLRMLDMERDGVQAEIIFGILGAATRLGDHEAAAEMFRIYNDWLVDFCRHYPERHIGLACLPYGDIGAAVREIHRVAKMGLRGLELSCSWDMEPMWHPSWEPLWQAVDEVGLPLHFHTFPTMPPSVRERATGLTRRAAMFTSVSGFQMNLINILAAVIGSAVLERYPKLRISFGESGIGWLPYALDRMDFEWEDRFRDLGLTMKPSDYWRRQCKATFQFDRIGTQMIHEIGEDTLMWGSDYPHGDGVWPESSKYIEEQFGHLPAATVRKIVCENAGKFYGLIT, encoded by the coding sequence TTGGACTACACGCGGATCTCGGCCGATTGCCACATCGACATGCCCTGGATGCCGCCGGACCTCTTCACCGGCAACGCCTCCGCCGCGCTCCGCGACCGCATGCCGTACGTCACGGACGGGCCGGACGGCCCGTGCTGGCGTGCCCGGAACGGCGCCTCGTTCGGGCTGGTCGGCGGCGTCGGGCCGTCGGGGCAGAAGTACGTCCCGGGCCTGCACTACCGCGCCGACGTGATGGCGGCTACCGGTCTTTACGATGACGGCCGGAGAGGGGTACGTCGGCCCACCGATCCGACGCTGCGGATGCTGGACATGGAGCGCGACGGCGTGCAGGCCGAGATCATCTTCGGCATCCTGGGCGCGGCCACGCGGCTGGGCGATCACGAGGCCGCCGCCGAGATGTTCCGCATCTACAACGACTGGCTGGTGGATTTCTGCCGCCACTATCCCGAGCGCCACATCGGGCTGGCCTGTCTGCCCTACGGCGACATCGGGGCGGCGGTGCGCGAGATCCACCGGGTGGCCAAGATGGGGCTGCGCGGTCTCGAGCTGTCGTGCTCGTGGGACATGGAGCCGATGTGGCATCCCTCGTGGGAGCCGCTATGGCAGGCGGTGGACGAGGTCGGCCTGCCCCTGCACTTCCACACGTTCCCGACCATGCCGCCCAGCGTGCGGGAGCGGGCCACCGGGCTGACCCGGCGCGCCGCGATGTTCACCAGCGTCTCCGGGTTCCAGATGAACCTCATCAACATCCTGGCCGCCGTGATCGGCAGCGCCGTCCTCGAGCGCTATCCGAAGCTCCGCATCTCCTTCGGGGAGAGCGGGATCGGCTGGCTGCCCTACGCGCTCGACCGGATGGACTTCGAATGGGAGGACCGCTTCCGCGATCTGGGCCTCACGATGAAGCCCAGCGACTACTGGCGGCGGCAGTGCAAGGCCACCTTCCAGTTCGATCGAATCGGCACCCAGATGATCCACGAGATCGGCGAGGACACCCTCATGTGGGGCTCCGATTATCCCCACGGCGACGGGGTCTGGCCGGAATCCTCCAAGTACATCGAGGAGCAATTCGGGCACCTGCCGGCCGCGACCGTGCGCAAGATCGTCTGCGAGAACGCGGGGAAGTTTTACGGCCTGATCACGTAG